TGACAAAGCCGTCCTCGACAAAGCGCTTGGTGGCGATATCGAACTCGCGCTGGATGACGGCGTCCTTGCCGCCATCCGACAGCGAGATCATGCAGTACCAGCGCGCGCCGACATCAGACTTGAAACAATTGGCGCCCTTATAGACCCAGTTCTTGCCTTCTTCCTCGGCCAGCGCGTCGATATCGAGCAGCGTTTCCCAGCGCGGATTGCTGGTCTCATAGCTTTCCAGAGAGGTGCGGCGCCAGACGCCGCGCACATTGGTGCTGTCCTGCCAGAAATTATAGACATAGCCGTCGCGCACAGTGCCGTAGGGAATGCGCTCATCCGACTGCAGGACGTCCAGCGCTTCCTGATAGTAGCGGTCATACATGCCGCCGGACTGGAGCTCTTCCAGCGTGCGCTCATTCTGGGTGCGGACCCAGTCCAGCGCTTCCTCGCCTTCGACCTCTTCCAGCCAGATATACGGGTCTTCACCCGGGGCGACGTTTTCCTGCGGATAGGTTTTCACTTCGGCAACGGCCTCCTCGGGCATCAATTCAGCTTCTTCCTGCGTCGCTTCTGCTTCGGCAGATTCCACCGTTTCGGCCGCTGCCATATCAGCCTCTTCACTTGGCGGCGGGGTCGATTGGCACGCTGCAACCAGCACAAGAGCCGCCATCGCTGTCAGGGGTTTTTTCATTCAGAAACTCCGATAAGGTGACGCAGAATATTGTTTCCTGCATGGTTAAGCAGAAAAGATTGTCCGGATACAAGGGAGCATCCATGAAAGACACAACCCGTCGCAACCTGCTAAAGGTTGGAGCCGCAGGAATCTCGGGCATGGCTGCGCTTTCCGGGCGTGCCGCTGCGCAGGAGACGGACATGGCAGGCATTACTCCGGGCACGATATCGAGCGCCGAAAAGCTTGCCGGTGTTGAATATACAGCCGCCGAGCGCGAACAGATGGTTTCCTCACTTGAGGACCAGCTGAGCGCCATCCAGCAGCTCCGTGCGGTAGAAAAGCCAAACACGCTCGCGCCTGCACAGACTTTCAATCCGCAGCTTCCCGGCATCGACTATCCCGCCGCCAAGGCAAGTTCTGGCGATGCGGCAACGATTACGCCTAATTCCGGCATTCCGTCCGACAAAGTCGATATCGCCTTTGCCCCTTTGACACAGCTTGCAGGCTGGATCCGTTCTGGGGACCTGACGTCTCGCCGGCTGACGGATATCTATCTCGATCGCATCGAGCAGCTCGACCCGAAGCTGCACGCCTGGATCACCGTCATGCCGGAGCGTGCTCGCGCTGAAGCAGACGCGATGGACCGCGAACTCGCAAGCGGCAATGATCGCGGGCCCCTGCACGGTATCCCATATGGACTCAAGGACCTGTTTGACGCGATTGGCGCACGAACGACCAGGGGCGCGAAGCCTTACAGCGAAGGGGAACTGGCCGCTGCTGACAGCGCCGTCGTTCGTAAGCTGAAAGATGCGGGCGCCGTCCTGCTTGGCAAGACAAGCTGCGGCGCACTCGCCTATGGCGACATCTGGTATGGCGCCGTGACCCGTAACCCATTCGATCCGCGTGAAGGCTCCTCAGGCTCCAGCGCAGGCTCTGCTTCTGCAGTCGCTGCAGGCCTTTGCGGCTTTGCGATCGGTACCGAAACACTGGGCTCCCTCGTTTCCCCGTCACACCGCTGCGGGGGATCTGCCCTGCGTCCAACATTTGGACGTGTCTCGCGCGCGGGCGGCATGGCGCTCTGCTGGTCGCTCGACAAGGTCGGCCCCATGGCCCGCAGCGTGGGCGACCTCGGCCATGTGCTCTCCGCCATCAATGGGTATGATCAGGACGATCCAAGC
This genomic interval from Thalassovita mediterranea contains the following:
- a CDS encoding amidase; this encodes MAGITPGTISSAEKLAGVEYTAAEREQMVSSLEDQLSAIQQLRAVEKPNTLAPAQTFNPQLPGIDYPAAKASSGDAATITPNSGIPSDKVDIAFAPLTQLAGWIRSGDLTSRRLTDIYLDRIEQLDPKLHAWITVMPERARAEADAMDRELASGNDRGPLHGIPYGLKDLFDAIGARTTRGAKPYSEGELAAADSAVVRKLKDAGAVLLGKTSCGALAYGDIWYGAVTRNPFDPREGSSGSSAGSASAVAAGLCGFAIGTETLGSLVSPSHRCGGSALRPTFGRVSRAGGMALCWSLDKVGPMARSVGDLGHVLSAINGYDQDDPSSLHSSFAYQPTADFSGMKIGFDDAWMESANDVEKAAFLEARRLGATFVRFKLPELPSAPLPQQLLAEAAAAFEELTLSNRDDDMVWQEDPAWPNSFRAIRFVSAIDLIQVDRLRRLWMQAMHEAFEGIDLVIGPNFSSGMLTPTNFTGHPCLVMRAGFQDTRPRSIFGQPQDETASTARTPIAISMWAPLFQENTLLSFGAALENALGVAGERPSL